A region of Lycium barbarum isolate Lr01 chromosome 1, ASM1917538v2, whole genome shotgun sequence DNA encodes the following proteins:
- the LOC132645125 gene encoding glutamate receptor 2.8-like produces the protein MHNPRCQFLILFIQLVSIISFPHYTRQIKAEDNDTSAVKVDVGIILDLETDVGKVMHTSILLALADYHAENRSAIRIVPHLRDSKKDDVEAASAAIYLLKDVQVQAIFGPQMSTQTDFVIDLGNRVKVPIISPATSPSLSVKENPYFIRGALPSSCQTKAIAAIVKKFNWREVVIIYEDSPYGTGLVPYLTDALLEINTLISYKSVISPSANDHQILKELYNLNTKQPRVFVVHLQPYLASRLFVKANEAGMMSSGYAWIITDVLTSLLDLVDPSVIDSSMQGVLGIKPYVPKSNKLTNFTKRWRKRFRQEYPDMDPVELNVFGLWAYDSITTLAKAVEKVGTTAIPKLKKADTRENFTDLDALGTSKLESLLLDSMQNLTLKTGLSGEFRIIDRELQPSPYQIVNIIGKGEISVGFYTEKDGVSYKLKMNSKTAKSNNKLGTIIWPGKSTIVPRGWEIPTSGKKLRVGVPVKGGLEQFIKVEIDSKTQAVTATGFAPDVFEEVIQSLLYAVPYEYIPFPIAHSPTSQDYEDLVNEISLQEYDAVIGDVTILASRFKYVDFTLPFSESGISVVVPVRDDERKNAWIFLKPLKSELWITTGAFFVFIGFVVWVLEHRVNKEFQGPKHKQIGMIFWFSFSTLVFAHKERVTSNLTRFVLIVWVFVVLVLTSSYTANLTSMLTVQQLQPTITDLNDLIKNGEYVGYQKGSFVKDVLKRMKFDSSKFRSYSTLEEYNDALSRGSKNGGVGAIVDELPYLRLFLNKYCRKYIMIGPTYKAAGFGFAFPKGSPLVPDVSRAILEMMEGEFMNNIIQKWFGNETDCPQQDGMAITSDSLTLDSFKGLFLIAGVSAGSALLLFFLIFLYQNREILNTDDSIRQKLSAIAKVFDEEKENSNSKSEKPSEGNEDQTAILFAASEASPEILPNLPLQSQEIRISDGLGASPAAEGFSTTEPGTPVHETITGIIEERLNRALQENVQR, from the exons ATGCATAATCCAAGATGCCAATTCCTAATTCTTTTCATCCAACTTGTCTCCATCATTAGCTTTCCCCACTACACAAGGCAAATAAAAGCTGAAGATAATGACACTAGTGCTGTAAAGGTGGATGTGGGTATAATTCTTGATCTGGAAACAGATGTTGGAAAAGTAATGCACACATCCATCTTACTAGCTCTTGCAGATTACCACGCCGAAAATCGCAGTGCCATTAGAatagtccctcacttgagggatTCCAAGAAAGATGATGTTGAAGCAGCATCTGCTG CGATATACTTGCTAAAGGATGTCCAAGTACAAGCTATCTTTGGGCCACAAATGTCCACACAAACTGATTTTGTGATCGACTTAGGGAACAGAGTAAAAGTTCCTATCATTTCTCCAGCAACAAGTCCTTCACTTTCAGTAAAGGAAAATCCCTACTTCATCAGAGGAGCACTTCCTTCTTCCTGCCAGACTAAGGCCATTGCAGCAATTGTTAAAAAATTTAATTGGAGGGAGGTCGTAATCATCTACGAGGATAGCCCCTATGGAACAGGGCTAGTTCCATATCTGACTGATGCCTTATTGGAAATCAACACTTTAATCTCCTATAAAAGTGTTATTTCTCCTTCAGCCAATGATCATCAAATCCTAAAGGAGTTATACAATTTGAATACGAAGCAGCCCAGGGTGTTCGTCGTGCACTTGCAACCATATCTCGCCTCACGCCTTTTCGTCAAGGCCAACGAAGCGGGGATGATGAGCAGTGGATATGCATGGATCATCACAGATGTGCTAACGAGTCTTCTGGACTTGGTAGATCCTTCAGTGATTGATTCATCGATGCAAGGTGTTCTTGGTATAAAGCCTTATGTTCCTAAATCAAATAAGCTTACCAATTTCACGAAGAGATGGAGAAAGAGATTTCGTCAAGAGTATCCAGACATGGACCCAGTTGAACTCAATGTTTTCGGGCTATGGGCGTATGATAGCATCACCACATTAGCTAAAGCAGTAGAGAAAGTGGGCACTACTGCTATCCCAAAATTAAAAAAAGCAGACACTAGAGAGAATTTTACGGACTTAGATGCACTTGGAACCTCAAAATTGGAATCTCTGCTCCTTGACTCTATGCAAAACTTAACGCTAAAAACAGGACTAAGTGGTGAATTCCGTATCATTGACAGAGAATTGCAGCCATCCCCATATCAGATTGTGAATATAATTGGGAAAGGAGAGATAAGCGTTGGATTCTACACGGAGAAGGATGGTGTTTCGTATAAACTGAAGATGAATAGTAAAACAGCTAAAAGTAATAATAAACTAGGGACCATCATTTGGCCTGGTAAATCTACTATTGTTCCAAGAGGCTGGGAAATACCCACAAGTGGGAAGAAGTTACGGGTTGGAGTTCCTGTCAAAGGAGGGCTGGAGCAATTCATTAAAGTGGAAATAGATTCGAAAACACAAGCAGTAACTGCAACTGGTTTCGCTCCAGATGTCTTCGAAGAAGTCATCCAATCTTTGCTATACGCTGTCCCTTATGAATATATTCCATTTCCAATAGCACATAGCCCCACTTCTCAAGACTATGAAGATCTTGTTAACGAGATCTCTCTTCAG GAATATGATGCTGTTATAGGTGATGTGACCATTTTAGCGAGCCGATTCAAGTATGTGGATTTCACATTGCCTTTTTCAGAGTCGGGTATTTCTGTAGTTGTGCCAGTAAGGGATGATGAGAGGAAGAATGCTTGgattttcttgaaacctctaaaGAGTGAGCTTTGGATAACAACCGGAGCATTCTTCGTCTTCATTGGTTTTGTGGTTTGGGTACTCGAACATCGTGTAAACAAAGAGTTTCAAGGACCCAAACACAAGCAAATTGGGATGATATTCTGGTTTTCCTTCTCAACTCTCGTTTTTGCTCATA AAGAGAGGGTAACAAGTAACTTGACAAGATTTGTGCTGATTGTGTGGGTTTTCGTGGTTCTGGTGCTGACATCAAGTTATACAGCCAACTTAACATCTATGTTAACAGTGCAACAGCTCCAACCTACTATAACAGACCTCAATGACCTCATTAAGAATGGAGAATATGTTGGGTATCAAAAAGGTTCCTTTGTCAAAGACGTCTTGAAGCGCATGAAATTTGACAGCTCCAAGTTCAGAAGTTATAGCACATTGGAAGAGTATAATGATGCTCTCTCAAGAGGAAGTAAAAATGGAGGTGTTGGTGCAATTGTTGATGAGCTACCTTATCTCAGACTCTTCCTCAACAAGTACTGCAGGAAGTATATTATGATCGGTCCGACATACAAGGCTGCCGGCTTTGGATTC GCATTTCCAAAAGGATCTCCTTTGGTACCTGACGTCTCAAGAGCAATCTTGGAGATGATGGAGGGAGAGTTTATGAATAACATAATACAGAAATGGTTTGGGAATGAAACAGATTGTCCACAGCAAGATGGAATGGCTATAACATCTGATAGTCTCACGCTAGATAGTTTTAAGGGCCTTTTCCTCATAGCTGGTGTATCAGCAGGCTCTGCTCTTCTCTTATTCTTCCTCATCTTTCTTTATCAGAATAGAGAAATCTTAAACACTGATGATTCAATAAGGCAAAAGCTTTCTGCCATAGCAAAAGTTTTTGatgaagagaaagaaaactctaATTCTAAGTCAGAAAAGCCATCTGAAGGCAATGAAGACCAAACGGCTATA